A part of Coriobacteriia bacterium genomic DNA contains:
- a CDS encoding DUF2200 domain-containing protein, translated as MNESRVFAMPFAKVYPLYVKKAERKGRTHAEVDEVIMWLTGYDPQHLKRQIEDEVDFATFFDQAPAFNPNASRITGVVCGVRVEEVDDPLMQKIRYLDKLVDELAKGKTIEKILR; from the coding sequence TTGAACGAGAGTCGCGTGTTCGCCATGCCGTTCGCGAAGGTCTACCCGCTCTACGTCAAGAAGGCGGAGAGGAAGGGTCGCACGCACGCGGAAGTCGATGAGGTCATCATGTGGCTGACAGGGTACGACCCACAGCATCTGAAACGGCAGATCGAGGACGAAGTCGACTTTGCGACGTTCTTCGACCAGGCACCGGCCTTCAATCCCAACGCTTCCCGCATCACGGGTGTGGTGTGCGGCGTGCGCGTTGAAGAGGTCGACGACCCGCTCATGCAGAAGATCCGCTATCTGGACAAGCTGGTCGATGAGCTCGCGAAGGGCAAGACAATCGAGAAGATCCTGCGTTAG